From one Candidatus Methanoplasma termitum genomic stretch:
- the rdgB gene encoding RdgB/HAM1 family non-canonical purine NTP pyrophosphatase yields the protein MRINVITSNPGKVKEYQRSFDVLGIEMVHLKLPYDEIQTSDLEEVVRKGMVEIKSKGVRDFIIDDTGLFINCLGGFPGVWSAFVQKTIGNEGILKLMTDVEDRKAMFKCCIGCNIKGRDIVVTGTCGGEILTEERGKEGFGYDPIFSHDGMRSFSEISLDEKNDVSHRGNAIKMLVKEIEDLLGKS from the coding sequence TTGAGGATCAACGTAATAACATCAAACCCCGGTAAAGTGAAGGAATACCAGCGTTCTTTCGATGTGCTCGGGATAGAGATGGTACATCTCAAGTTGCCATACGACGAGATCCAAACATCGGATCTGGAAGAGGTCGTCAGAAAAGGTATGGTCGAGATCAAATCAAAGGGAGTAAGGGATTTCATAATTGATGATACGGGTCTTTTCATAAATTGCCTTGGAGGTTTTCCCGGTGTCTGGTCGGCATTCGTTCAGAAGACCATAGGCAACGAGGGGATATTGAAGCTAATGACCGATGTTGAAGATCGAAAAGCAATGTTCAAGTGCTGCATCGGCTGCAACATCAAAGGCCGGGACATTGTGGTCACAGGAACATGCGGCGGCGAGATCCTGACTGAGGAAAGGGGAAAAGAAGGCTTCGGTTACGACCCGATATTCAGCCACGATGGAATGAGATCGTTCTCGGAGATATCGCTGGACGAGAAGAACGATGTCTCGCACAGAGGGAACGCCATAAAGATGTTAGTAAAAGAAATAGAAGACCTGTTAGGCAAATCTTAA
- a CDS encoding KEOPS complex kinase/ATPase Bud32, translating to MTDPVCIAKGAEAEVFVSSFLGRASIIKKRSPKRYRAGELDYQLRSSRTKNEARLMKEARRAGVRTPMIYDIDLAECSITMEEIKGTKVKDRLDSDPGSAAEICIAIGAAVARLHNSGICHGDLTTSNMIITDDGTICLIDLSMGKTKAELEDIGVDVRLLERAFTSAHPDLSEAFSALMDSYLSIKKDPNSVLRKVEEIKNRGRYT from the coding sequence ATGACCGATCCGGTGTGCATTGCCAAAGGGGCGGAGGCGGAGGTGTTCGTCTCAAGCTTCTTGGGAAGAGCTTCGATAATCAAAAAAAGGTCTCCGAAACGGTATAGAGCGGGCGAGCTGGATTATCAACTGAGATCGTCCAGGACAAAGAACGAAGCAAGACTGATGAAAGAGGCCAGAAGGGCCGGTGTCAGGACCCCGATGATATACGACATCGATCTCGCAGAATGCTCCATCACCATGGAAGAGATCAAAGGCACCAAGGTCAAAGACAGGCTGGATTCCGACCCGGGGTCTGCGGCGGAGATATGTATTGCTATCGGTGCCGCGGTTGCGCGTCTCCACAATTCGGGAATATGCCACGGTGATCTCACAACTTCCAACATGATAATCACCGATGACGGAACGATATGCCTTATCGATCTCTCGATGGGGAAAACAAAGGCGGAACTTGAGGACATAGGAGTGGATGTGCGTCTTCTGGAGAGAGCCTTCACTTCTGCCCACCCCGATCTCTCTGAAGCATTCTCTGCGCTGATGGACTCATACCTATCTATAAAAAAGGACCCGAATTCTGTACTCCGGAAAGTAGAAGAGATAAAGAACAGAGGAAGATACACTTGA
- a CDS encoding TIGR00266 family protein, with protein MRYTITGDNLQFVNVQLEENELFQSVAGGMAYMTGNMIMEAKLEGGLLKGIGRSLSGASMFLVQYRSKGGTGIVGLGGSVPGKIVDLDIGKGKWIVQKTGYLGSQETVDLKMAFQKKLGSIFFGGEGLILQELSGTGIAFVAACGDFNIVDLRPGEQYKVATAKAVAWQDTVTYDIAAAGGIKTALFGGEGLFVTTLTGPGKIIIQSMTLQDLAFALVPYLPSNK; from the coding sequence ATGAGATATACCATCACGGGAGACAATCTGCAGTTCGTCAATGTGCAGTTGGAAGAGAATGAGTTGTTCCAATCCGTCGCAGGAGGAATGGCATACATGACAGGCAATATGATCATGGAGGCCAAGTTGGAAGGGGGCCTGCTGAAGGGGATTGGAAGGTCGTTGTCGGGCGCATCCATGTTCCTCGTGCAGTACAGGTCCAAAGGGGGCACGGGCATAGTGGGCCTCGGGGGATCGGTTCCGGGGAAGATAGTCGATCTCGATATAGGAAAAGGCAAGTGGATAGTTCAGAAGACAGGATACTTGGGGTCGCAGGAGACCGTCGATCTGAAGATGGCATTCCAAAAGAAGTTGGGCAGCATATTCTTCGGAGGAGAAGGCCTCATTCTTCAGGAACTGAGCGGGACAGGGATAGCTTTCGTTGCCGCATGCGGCGACTTCAACATCGTGGACCTCAGGCCCGGAGAGCAGTATAAAGTGGCAACGGCGAAAGCGGTCGCATGGCAGGACACAGTGACATATGATATCGCGGCGGCAGGCGGAATAAAAACGGCATTGTTCGGAGGGGAAGGATTGTTTGTAACGACCCTAACCGGCCCGGGTAAGATAATAATCCAATCAATGACGCTTCAGGATCTGGCATTTGCATTGGTGCCGTATCTTCCGTCCAACAAGTGA
- the radB gene encoding DNA repair and recombination protein RadB: protein MNRIPTGCVAFDNLLGGGIEKGSITLLYGEAGAGKSNVCLQAARNVIRNGQKVAYIDSEGLSYDRVNQIFGTEGESAKDLLVSQVHSFEEQSDKVDKTANLADKGVVVLAIVDSINMFYRINHDDTKTRNDFVRQIEVLMGMARRNDVAVLLTSQVYTNIATGGIEFIGGHALSHNAKTILRLDKKLNSVRTAVIIKHRSLPEGRSANYKITATGIEDL from the coding sequence GTGAACAGAATACCCACCGGATGTGTAGCGTTCGACAACCTTCTCGGAGGAGGGATAGAGAAAGGCAGCATAACACTCCTCTACGGTGAGGCGGGAGCGGGCAAGTCCAACGTATGTTTGCAGGCCGCCCGCAATGTGATAAGGAACGGGCAGAAGGTGGCATACATCGACTCCGAAGGGTTATCATATGATCGCGTAAACCAAATATTCGGGACTGAGGGGGAAAGTGCGAAAGACCTTTTGGTATCACAGGTACACAGTTTTGAGGAACAGTCGGACAAGGTGGATAAGACCGCAAACCTGGCAGATAAAGGAGTGGTCGTTCTGGCGATAGTGGATTCCATCAATATGTTCTACAGGATCAACCACGATGATACAAAGACAAGGAATGACTTTGTCAGGCAGATAGAGGTCCTCATGGGGATGGCAAGGAGGAACGATGTGGCCGTTCTGCTGACGTCGCAGGTCTACACCAACATCGCCACGGGAGGCATCGAGTTCATCGGGGGGCATGCGTTGAGCCACAACGCCAAGACAATACTCCGGTTAGATAAGAAGCTCAACAGCGTCAGGACAGCGGTAATAATAAAACACCGCAGTCTGCCGGAGGGCAGGTCTGCGAATTATAAGATAACGGCGACAGGCATCGAAGATCTATGA
- a CDS encoding polyprenyl synthetase family protein: MDAKEYLIKTSKQLDDPIRKYIGDEEPANLIAASRQYPYAGGKRMRPAMVLAAAGAVGGDVSKAVPLAVAIEYIHNFTLVHDDLMDGDEQRRGMTTIHIAYDMPTAILAGDALFAKAFQIISELDVPDKKVREILKYVTTAVWDLARGQQMDVNNERKIVSEEAYIETIRLKTSVLFAAAAAGGALAGGADKKTVKALHEYAMALGLGFQIFDDYLGIAGDPSKTGKSVGNDIRKGKCTVMVTHAVRNIKDAKVLDEFKGIIGKSDATEEEVSRARSIMENAGSIAYGRRMAKKKVDEAISKLSILPPSEYKEFMIALAKYAIDRDV, translated from the coding sequence ATGGACGCAAAAGAATATCTGATCAAAACATCCAAACAGTTGGATGACCCGATAAGAAAGTACATCGGAGACGAGGAACCGGCCAATCTAATCGCCGCGTCGAGGCAATACCCCTATGCCGGCGGGAAAAGGATGCGTCCTGCGATGGTGCTTGCCGCCGCAGGTGCGGTAGGGGGGGATGTGTCCAAAGCTGTGCCGCTTGCCGTCGCCATCGAATACATACACAATTTCACACTTGTCCATGACGATCTCATGGACGGCGACGAACAGAGAAGGGGCATGACAACAATACATATCGCATACGACATGCCGACGGCGATCCTCGCAGGCGATGCGCTGTTCGCAAAAGCGTTCCAGATCATTTCGGAGCTTGATGTTCCGGATAAGAAGGTCAGAGAGATCCTGAAATACGTAACGACAGCTGTTTGGGACCTGGCGCGCGGACAGCAAATGGACGTCAATAACGAAAGGAAGATCGTCTCGGAAGAAGCTTACATCGAAACGATAAGGTTGAAAACAAGCGTCCTCTTCGCCGCCGCTGCAGCGGGAGGTGCGCTTGCGGGCGGAGCCGACAAAAAGACCGTTAAGGCTCTCCACGAATACGCAATGGCGCTGGGCCTGGGATTCCAGATATTCGATGACTATCTGGGTATTGCGGGTGACCCCTCAAAAACAGGAAAATCCGTCGGCAACGACATCCGTAAAGGAAAATGCACGGTGATGGTAACTCACGCCGTCAGGAACATCAAGGACGCAAAGGTGCTTGATGAATTCAAAGGCATCATCGGGAAGAGCGACGCCACGGAAGAAGAAGTATCAAGGGCCAGATCCATCATGGAGAATGCGGGAAGCATCGCCTACGGAAGACGAATGGCCAAAAAGAAGGTCGATGAGGCGATATCTAAGCTGAGCATCCTTCCTCCCAGCGAATACAAAGAATTCATGATCGCACTCGCAAAATATGCGATAGACAGGGACGTCTGA
- the fni gene encoding type 2 isopentenyl-diphosphate Delta-isomerase, whose amino-acid sequence MTPIKERKADHIDICLNERVEPGYCYWDDIKLIHNALPEVNADKIDMSAYVLGKKLKFPFIVTAITGGFPGAKKINENIAIACSELGIGMGVGSERAGIAGIEPDSYSVIKEYDIPLVIGNVGAPQLVRQHSKDIFSKDDIGKAKDLIDADVMAVHLNFLQEIVQPEGDTNAEGCFNAIRELAKDYPIIVKETGAGISKEVANRLKGTGILGMDIAGMGGTSFSAVELYRAMADGDIIRTNMGESFFDWGIPSPVSLLEAKNGLPLIASGGILDGIHVASSIAMGACCAGAAHAVLREATESPEAVTEKLTLIREELRAAMLLTGSSNVKQLSKARYIVLGETKKWLEGLLWTQKNI is encoded by the coding sequence ATGACCCCCATCAAAGAAAGGAAAGCAGACCACATCGATATCTGCCTGAATGAAAGGGTAGAGCCGGGGTACTGCTATTGGGATGATATAAAATTGATACACAACGCCCTCCCCGAGGTGAATGCCGATAAGATTGACATGTCCGCATATGTTCTGGGAAAGAAATTGAAATTCCCATTCATCGTCACAGCGATAACGGGAGGATTCCCGGGTGCAAAGAAGATCAATGAGAACATCGCCATCGCATGTTCCGAACTCGGGATAGGTATGGGTGTAGGGAGTGAAAGGGCCGGCATCGCCGGCATAGAACCGGACAGCTATTCCGTAATAAAAGAATACGATATTCCTCTGGTAATAGGAAATGTCGGGGCACCTCAACTGGTTCGCCAGCACAGCAAGGACATATTCTCCAAAGACGACATCGGTAAAGCAAAGGACCTCATAGATGCGGACGTTATGGCGGTACACCTTAACTTCCTGCAGGAAATTGTACAGCCGGAAGGCGACACGAACGCCGAGGGTTGCTTTAATGCTATAAGAGAGCTCGCAAAAGACTATCCGATAATCGTGAAAGAGACCGGTGCCGGGATATCGAAAGAGGTTGCGAACCGACTGAAAGGCACCGGGATCTTGGGGATGGATATCGCAGGCATGGGCGGGACCAGTTTCTCCGCCGTCGAATTGTACAGGGCGATGGCCGATGGGGACATCATCAGGACCAACATGGGAGAATCGTTCTTCGATTGGGGGATCCCGTCCCCCGTATCTTTGCTTGAGGCAAAAAACGGACTCCCGCTGATAGCTTCCGGGGGGATACTTGACGGGATACATGTTGCGTCTTCTATCGCAATGGGCGCATGTTGTGCGGGTGCCGCACATGCCGTCCTGAGAGAGGCTACCGAATCGCCGGAAGCGGTGACAGAGAAACTCACGCTCATAAGGGAAGAGCTCAGGGCGGCGATGCTGCTTACCGGATCGTCAAATGTCAAACAGCTTTCCAAGGCCAGGTACATAGTGCTCGGCGAGACGAAAAAATGGTTGGAAGGGCTACTATGGACGCAAAAGAATATCTGA
- a CDS encoding isopentenyl phosphate kinase — protein sequence MILIKLGGSVITDKTQYRTFNKDTISRLCKEIRASEADTLIAHGAGSFGHVLAKEFSLQNGFSRPEQIPAVARVQYDVRELNLMVINELLKAGIPAISIPPGSCFMMDNGELILENPEVLLSASRMKIMPVMFGDVVFDRTKGFGICSGDQIMEVLCKLYDPKKVVFVSDVDGLFDKDPKKNPDAKLLREVTSDILKKVSGKSSVDDVTGGVMAKAESMLRMTSPGRDCILVNGSVPGRLQSLLKGEKVISTTAKGGL from the coding sequence ATGATACTGATCAAGCTGGGCGGAAGCGTTATCACCGATAAGACCCAGTATAGGACGTTCAATAAAGACACCATCAGCAGACTCTGCAAAGAGATCCGAGCTTCTGAGGCCGATACACTTATCGCCCATGGGGCAGGTTCTTTCGGGCATGTTCTCGCAAAAGAATTCTCCCTGCAGAACGGATTCAGCAGGCCCGAACAGATACCTGCGGTCGCAAGAGTGCAGTATGACGTGAGGGAGCTGAACCTTATGGTCATAAATGAACTGCTGAAAGCGGGGATACCCGCAATATCCATACCGCCGGGATCTTGTTTTATGATGGATAACGGAGAACTGATCCTGGAGAACCCCGAGGTATTGCTTTCCGCATCCAGAATGAAGATAATGCCGGTGATGTTCGGAGACGTGGTCTTTGACAGAACAAAGGGGTTCGGCATTTGTTCCGGCGACCAGATAATGGAGGTCCTTTGCAAACTTTATGATCCGAAAAAAGTTGTGTTCGTGTCAGACGTCGACGGACTTTTTGATAAAGACCCGAAGAAGAACCCTGACGCAAAGCTACTTAGAGAAGTGACCTCGGATATTCTTAAAAAAGTATCCGGAAAGAGCAGTGTCGACGATGTAACGGGCGGAGTGATGGCCAAGGCAGAATCCATGCTGAGAATGACCTCGCCCGGCCGGGACTGCATACTGGTCAACGGTTCCGTGCCCGGAAGGTTACAGTCACTATTAAAGGGGGAGAAAGTTATCTCCACCACAGCCAAAGGAGGACTGTGA
- a CDS encoding DUF6630 family protein has protein sequence MVAKMHGSLLSIIEFLKDYKEPEKPKVPRIEGVKLNKQAMERFLVQLGANNVNAQRIVDMANSPSDNFEKNEKELRKYQILEPSKEMYLLFLVAVMEEDGIMATVDWKAEYSDVVYALKEISGISLESDDGGKHKRSTAEKILSVLNQEVESRTDKTIFVIGTDSDSYSFGLIEKDKLNELKKTGKELGIKVKQPKK, from the coding sequence GTGGTAGCAAAAATGCACGGTTCGTTGTTGAGCATCATTGAATTCTTGAAGGATTATAAAGAACCAGAGAAGCCCAAGGTGCCGAGGATAGAAGGCGTGAAGCTTAATAAACAGGCAATGGAGAGGTTCCTCGTTCAATTGGGCGCTAATAATGTAAATGCGCAAAGGATCGTCGACATGGCAAACTCTCCGTCCGACAACTTCGAGAAGAACGAAAAGGAGCTAAGGAAATATCAGATACTCGAACCCTCCAAGGAGATGTATCTGTTATTTTTGGTTGCGGTCATGGAAGAGGATGGGATCATGGCAACGGTCGATTGGAAGGCTGAGTATTCTGATGTCGTATATGCACTGAAAGAGATAAGCGGCATCTCGCTTGAGAGCGACGACGGCGGTAAACACAAACGCAGCACTGCCGAGAAAATACTCTCCGTTCTGAATCAAGAAGTAGAGAGCAGAACCGACAAGACCATTTTCGTCATCGGCACCGACTCTGATAGCTATTCTTTCGGTCTGATTGAGAAAGACAAGCTGAATGAACTGAAAAAGACAGGGAAGGAACTGGGAATCAAAGTAAAACAGCCGAAAAAATGA
- a CDS encoding HypC/HybG/HupF family hydrogenase formation chaperone — MCLAVPGKIVKIDGDTGDIDFGGVIRKANITMVEAKIGDWAVVHAGFAIEIMDEEEAQETLKLWNDVLEHDRRSAN; from the coding sequence ATGTGTTTAGCTGTACCCGGAAAAATAGTTAAGATCGACGGCGACACCGGAGATATCGACTTCGGCGGCGTGATCAGAAAGGCGAATATAACAATGGTCGAAGCAAAGATCGGGGACTGGGCAGTGGTGCATGCGGGCTTCGCCATAGAGATAATGGATGAGGAAGAGGCTCAAGAGACCCTTAAATTATGGAATGATGTCTTAGAACACGATCGCAGATCGGCAAACTGA
- a CDS encoding nascent polypeptide-associated complex protein: MAAGMRGVNPRQMQQAMKKMGMKQTDIKNVTEVIIRTNNKEIVITNAEVTLIEMQGSRNYQIAGDEITRELGTASAPATVTFPAEDIELVMSQTGCDKEKAVKALEDAKGQPAEAILKIMTS; the protein is encoded by the coding sequence ATGGCAGCAGGAATGAGAGGCGTCAACCCCCGTCAGATGCAGCAGGCAATGAAAAAGATGGGGATGAAACAGACCGACATCAAGAACGTCACCGAAGTGATAATCAGAACGAACAACAAAGAGATCGTCATCACCAATGCCGAGGTCACTTTGATAGAGATGCAGGGCAGCCGCAACTATCAGATCGCGGGAGATGAGATAACGCGCGAATTGGGTACGGCTTCCGCTCCTGCGACTGTTACGTTCCCGGCCGAAGATATAGAGCTTGTGATGTCCCAGACAGGCTGCGATAAAGAGAAGGCAGTAAAAGCGCTTGAGGATGCGAAAGGACAGCCTGCGGAAGCGATACTCAAGATAATGACGAGCTGA
- a CDS encoding alanine--tRNA ligase-related protein → MTEEVFRRDGYAFEFEAKVISVNGNEIELDLTAFYPGGGGQVCDTGTIMGFEVTEVFYKGNKIIHKIKSGELKVGDTVWCSVDWDRRYDLMMGHTGEHLLFSSLRKQVPELTINKIFISPESKYVIVDRDISWEDINKALIFANRAIRDNLLVTKTIMGADDPELERVRIKKERIPEGEDVSVVSIGDIDLSACSGLHVMETGELEMLFVDRKVSAGKDGVAIHFKVGNEAKDSAMSLANVCLQSSEAADSKPEDLVRAVSNLKNESESLRRSAGSFVKKQIMSLPPTSINGTDVIGGIFPAVERSVLSDAAEAYKSSGKVCVIVSAGSSVSVILSSGTKRVDCKDVLSKVLSEFGGRGGGTTGFAQGGVADAALAESIFQKLMERIASLLN, encoded by the coding sequence ATGACGGAAGAGGTCTTCAGACGCGACGGTTATGCTTTTGAGTTCGAGGCCAAAGTTATATCTGTCAATGGGAATGAGATAGAACTCGATCTGACAGCCTTCTATCCGGGCGGCGGGGGGCAGGTATGCGATACCGGAACGATCATGGGTTTCGAGGTCACCGAGGTCTTCTACAAAGGAAATAAAATAATCCACAAGATCAAAAGCGGCGAACTGAAGGTGGGGGACACCGTGTGGTGCAGCGTCGACTGGGACCGGAGATACGATCTGATGATGGGGCATACCGGAGAACATCTATTGTTCTCTTCTCTCAGGAAGCAGGTCCCGGAACTTACGATCAACAAGATCTTCATATCGCCGGAAAGCAAGTATGTCATTGTCGACAGGGACATCAGCTGGGAAGACATCAACAAAGCTCTGATCTTCGCGAACCGAGCGATACGAGATAACCTTCTCGTTACCAAAACGATAATGGGCGCTGATGACCCAGAGCTTGAAAGAGTGAGGATCAAGAAAGAGAGGATCCCCGAGGGAGAGGATGTCTCGGTCGTCTCGATCGGCGATATCGACCTGTCGGCATGCAGCGGGCTCCATGTGATGGAGACCGGAGAGTTGGAAATGCTGTTCGTAGACAGAAAGGTCTCCGCCGGGAAGGACGGGGTTGCGATACATTTCAAGGTGGGGAACGAGGCAAAGGATTCTGCGATGTCTTTGGCTAACGTTTGTCTTCAATCCTCTGAGGCGGCGGACAGCAAACCGGAAGACCTCGTGCGTGCGGTGTCCAATCTGAAGAACGAGTCGGAGTCGCTGAGGAGATCCGCCGGTTCTTTCGTAAAGAAACAGATCATGAGCCTTCCTCCCACCAGCATCAACGGAACGGATGTCATCGGAGGCATATTCCCAGCTGTAGAGAGGTCCGTTCTCTCAGATGCAGCGGAAGCGTACAAGAGCTCGGGAAAAGTGTGCGTCATCGTCTCTGCGGGAAGCAGTGTGTCGGTGATACTTTCTTCCGGAACAAAGCGGGTGGATTGTAAAGACGTTTTGTCAAAAGTGCTTTCCGAGTTCGGTGGGAGAGGCGGGGGGACCACGGGTTTCGCTCAAGGCGGAGTTGCAGATGCCGCATTAGCGGAGAGCATATTCCAAAAGCTTATGGAAAGGATCGCATCATTACTTAATTAA
- a CDS encoding Lrp/AsnC family transcriptional regulator produces the protein MANIKDFDDLDRKIIELLCTSSQGSFRQIAKQLNVHPTTLIQRVKNLEAKGVVNGYRAKINYLKLGFDYMGVVHIYMDDVINVQERIKAIPQVMAIYDVTGDADCIAMISCMDRDEFSETVKKINSVEGVKKTNTSVILNVIKDMSDFVPVLKSRE, from the coding sequence ATGGCGAACATAAAGGATTTTGACGATCTGGACAGGAAGATCATAGAATTGTTATGCACATCGAGCCAGGGTTCTTTCAGGCAGATAGCCAAGCAGCTGAACGTACACCCTACGACGCTGATCCAAAGAGTAAAGAACCTTGAGGCCAAAGGAGTCGTTAACGGATACCGCGCAAAGATCAACTATCTGAAATTGGGGTTCGATTACATGGGTGTTGTACACATATACATGGATGATGTGATAAACGTCCAGGAAAGGATCAAGGCGATCCCTCAGGTGATGGCCATCTATGACGTCACGGGAGATGCCGATTGTATCGCGATGATATCGTGCATGGACAGGGACGAGTTCTCCGAGACCGTGAAGAAGATAAACTCGGTCGAAGGCGTTAAGAAAACGAACACGTCCGTGATACTGAACGTGATAAAGGACATGAGCGATTTCGTTCCGGTGCTGAAAAGCAGAGAATGA
- the aspS gene encoding aspartate--tRNA ligase, translating to MRRTNTCGELRSRDIGKKVCLQGWVRFSRDHGGVAFVDLADRYGITQIVFDPEDVPKGTDVNNLSNIMRTFTRESVVSVNGIVRKRVEGTDDGRNPTGEIEVLITEAELLNRSNSPPFELGDQKEGVLPNEDTRMRYRYLDLRRTEMVQAIETRSKFVHLIRQYMEKNGFLDIETPILARSTPEGARDYLVPSRVHPGTFYALPQSPQLFKQMLMVGSMDRYYQIARCFRDEDSRKDRQPEFTQIDMEMSFVDAKDIQNMIEGLVAYIWKGLYGKNLKTPFMRIGYKEAMESYGSDKPDLRYGLKFVSLTETVKNAPYDIFQRIIKSGGIVAGINLKANIAGEKIGRNEVDRYIHQAKKFGLGGLTWMRCKDGKLDSNIVKYFTPEVLDKIKQKMGAEEGDLLFLIAGPWKSTYEGGGALRRKIAEDLDLVPKDEMQFLWLVDCPMFDIDPVSGKHDAFHHPFVLPENDLDAPYVGGACFDLCLNGNELGSGSIRIHNPELQREVFRKIGMSDEKIEADFGFFIEALGYGAPPHGGMALGVDRFVTLLLGKETIRDVIAFPKNKKAISLLDKSPAKVDESKLEELQIISMAIGDIDFDNLENTEE from the coding sequence ATGAGAAGAACGAACACCTGCGGAGAACTTAGGTCGAGAGACATCGGAAAGAAAGTATGTCTTCAGGGCTGGGTAAGGTTCTCCAGAGACCACGGCGGAGTAGCATTCGTCGACCTCGCCGACAGATACGGAATAACACAGATCGTCTTCGACCCGGAAGATGTTCCCAAGGGGACCGATGTGAATAATCTGTCTAATATAATGAGGACATTCACACGTGAATCTGTGGTCTCTGTCAACGGTATCGTCAGGAAAAGGGTGGAAGGCACCGACGACGGCAGGAACCCGACGGGAGAGATAGAGGTCCTGATAACCGAAGCCGAACTTCTCAACAGGTCGAATTCACCGCCCTTCGAGTTGGGCGACCAGAAGGAAGGGGTCCTTCCCAATGAAGATACGAGAATGAGATACAGATATCTCGACCTCAGAAGGACGGAAATGGTACAGGCTATCGAGACCAGGAGCAAATTTGTCCATCTGATCAGACAATATATGGAGAAGAACGGGTTCTTGGACATCGAGACGCCGATCCTCGCAAGGTCCACGCCGGAAGGCGCAAGGGACTATCTGGTGCCGTCAAGGGTACACCCCGGAACTTTCTATGCACTTCCGCAGTCCCCGCAGCTTTTCAAACAGATGCTGATGGTCGGGAGCATGGACCGCTATTACCAAATAGCCAGATGTTTTAGGGATGAGGATTCCAGGAAGGACCGTCAGCCCGAGTTCACGCAGATCGATATGGAAATGTCGTTCGTGGACGCAAAAGATATACAGAACATGATCGAGGGGCTTGTAGCATATATCTGGAAAGGACTCTACGGCAAAAATCTGAAGACCCCCTTCATGCGGATCGGATACAAAGAGGCAATGGAATCATACGGTTCCGATAAACCCGATCTGAGATACGGCCTCAAGTTCGTCTCTCTCACAGAGACGGTAAAGAACGCACCCTATGATATATTCCAGAGGATAATCAAATCCGGAGGGATAGTCGCAGGTATCAACCTTAAAGCGAATATCGCCGGCGAGAAGATCGGAAGGAACGAGGTTGACAGATATATCCACCAGGCAAAGAAATTCGGTCTCGGCGGTCTCACATGGATGAGATGCAAGGACGGCAAACTGGACAGCAACATTGTGAAATACTTCACGCCCGAGGTATTGGACAAAATAAAACAAAAGATGGGCGCCGAAGAGGGAGACCTGTTATTCCTTATCGCCGGACCATGGAAATCCACGTATGAAGGCGGAGGCGCCCTCAGAAGGAAAATAGCAGAGGATCTCGACCTTGTACCGAAGGACGAGATGCAGTTCCTGTGGTTGGTCGATTGTCCGATGTTCGATATCGACCCGGTCTCGGGAAAGCATGATGCGTTCCACCACCCATTCGTTCTCCCGGAGAACGATCTGGATGCTCCGTATGTCGGGGGAGCGTGTTTCGATCTTTGTCTTAACGGCAATGAATTGGGATCCGGCTCGATAAGGATACACAACCCGGAACTTCAAAGAGAAGTGTTCAGGAAGATCGGGATGTCAGATGAAAAGATAGAGGCGGACTTCGGTTTCTTCATCGAAGCTCTCGGTTACGGTGCGCCTCCGCATGGCGGCATGGCTTTGGGAGTAGATAGGTTCGTTACGTTATTGCTGGGGAAAGAAACGATAAGGGATGTCATCGCATTCCCGAAGAACAAGAAGGCCATATCGCTGCTTGACAAGTCACCCGCAAAGGTGGACGAGTCTAAGCTGGAAGAGCTGCAGATAATATCAATGGCGATCGGCGATATCGACTTCGACAACTTGGAGAACACAGAAGAATAA